Below is a window of Halorhodospira halophila DNA.
CAACGAGGCGACCTCATCAAGGTGCTGGACCTCGTTCTGGGCGTTCGCCTCCACCAGGCGGCGCTGCATGTAGGTGTAGAGCTCCTCGAGGTTGCCGGCGATCTCGGCACCGCGCTCGTGGTCGAGCCCGGAACGCAGGCCGTCCAGGATGGAGATGGACTTGCTGATCAGCTCGCCCTTGAGGGCGATCTCCTGGCGCTCCATGGCGCCGCGGGCCTGGGCGACTCGGTCGAGGAACCCGTCCATGAGCAACTGCACCAACCGGTAAGGGTCGGCGTAGGCCGTGCTGGAGTAGGTCCCGACTTGTTGGTATTGGTTTATGCCGCGATGCATGCTCATATCCCGTTCCTACTCTTGGGGGTAGTTGGTTCGCGCTCTATCCTTTTAGCGGCTGCTACCCATGATCCTTGAGGGCGGAACCTCCGTTCCGGAAGCTTCTGACCGCTTAATCCCGACTGTTCATGGCCGCCAGGCGCTGCTCGAGGAACTCCGAGGTCTGATTGAGTTCAGCGACCCGCGAGTCCATCCGCGAGAACTGGCTGCGCAGCTGCTCCT
It encodes the following:
- the fliS gene encoding flagellar export chaperone FliS, encoding MHRGINQYQQVGTYSSTAYADPYRLVQLLMDGFLDRVAQARGAMERQEIALKGELISKSISILDGLRSGLDHERGAEIAGNLEELYTYMQRRLVEANAQNEVQHLDEVASLMREIKSAWDAIPPEVRTRDAAEAAAARGQ